TTTAATGTCCGCTGAACAGCACTTAGAGCATAAACGCCAAGCATTAGAACAGCAGTCTGATTTACTGAGAGAGAAGGAAAAAAGGCTACGGTGTGATTTGGCGATCCAGGCAAGCACAGCCATTCGCTTCCAATTAGAAAAGCAAATTGAACAAACTGAAACAGAACTGAACGAATTGGCTCAACAGCTTGATGCACTCGAACAAGCTTTGTCTACTGGACGGCTCTACCGTGCTTTATTAAAATTGGGCTATCGCAAGCAGGCGCAAGCATTTCGGAGGTTTATTGAAGCTCATTCAGTAGCAGCTTTTCTGATCCACGGCTCACTATATTATGGTCAGCGCTGGTTGTTAAATCGGTTAGTGATTCAACATGTTCCCAACATCACCACGGGAAAAATTGTGAGAATTGAACTCAGTCGCATTGCCCGGAGGAGTGACAGTGCTGCTTTGTGGCGTGAACTTGGTGGTAGAGTCGGTTTAGGCAGACAAAGCTCAAATTTGGAAATTGCCGAACGAGTTTATCAATGGTGGCGAACTCAAAATGTCTTACTAATTATCTATGATGTGGATTGTCTCTCAGAAGATTTTCTGGAGGAGATTATCAGGGATTTCTGGCTCCCACTGGCTGCCAAAGTTAGGGAAACAACTTCGCAAGTTAATCAATTTAAATTACTAATGTTCCTAGTGGATTATGACGGTTGTGCAGGTCGTTGGAATATTCCTTTTGTCGAAAAGCTCGAACCAACATCAAAGCCACATAACCCTGTCAAGCTACCTGAGATTACCGAATTTTCTGAGTATGAACTGACTAACTGGCTGGAGTTTGCGGCGGATGAACTGCCAACTAAACTGATAGACGAGGTAGAAGAAACGATACAAATTATACTGAAAAACAGTGATATGGTATTCCAGAACGCGCCTTGGGAGAAATTTGTCACCTGTCTGGCTGTAATTGGTATGAACAAGAGGAAAAATGGTTGAGGCTGTAGGTAGACCATTTCTAGAATATACAGGTAAAGTTCAGCCTCAGTTAGGAGAAAGAGGCGCGAACGGACAGCTTTTATATCCCTATTTTCCTAACCCCGAACTGGTAGAAGCGGTAAACTTGGCGATTTACTTAGAACGCCCCTTACTACTGAAGGGAGAACCAGGATGTGGTAAGACTTTACTAGCAAGTGCAGTTGCCTACGAGCTAGGTTTGAAATTAGAAGCTTGGTATGTTAAATCCACCAGTCGAGGGCGGGATGGATTGTATAACTACGATGCCGTGGGGCGGTTGCGGGATGCCCAACTTGCAACCTCCAATCGTCTAACAGCAGAACAAATCCTGCGAATTGATGACCCGACTACCTCTACCTATGTACGCTGGGGACCATTAGGACGGGCATTTCAGCAGGAGCAGCGCACAGTGGTGTTAATTGACGAAATTGACAAAGCTGATATTGATTTTCCTAACGATCTGCTATTGGAATTAGACCAAAAACGATTCATCGTAGAAGAAACAGGTCAGGAAATTAAAGCCAAGGCGGCGCCCATTGTTTTGATCACTAGCAATGATGAGAAAGATTTACCAGATGCCTTCTTGCGCCGATGTTTGTTTCACTATGTGGAATTTCCCAGTCGTGAGCGGTTGATCCAAATTGTTAATGCTCTGTTTCCTACTTCACCCCAAGATTTGATAGATAAAGCTATAGTTCGCTTCTTGCTTCTGCGGGAAGAAATGCGAAAAGATAAAGGTGAGGCTGGCAAAAAAGTAAGCACCAGCGAATTAATTGACTGGTTTCGCGTTCTGCGCCGTTATCCTGAAGATGAAGCTTTGGCAAAACTGGATGGCAAGATCCCTTATGCTGGCGTGTTGCTGAAAAGTTGGGATGACCATATACGCTATTTGAGACAGAGCCGTGGACGTGAATGATTTGCCTTTACTGGAACTGTTCACTAAGCTGCGCGAGGCTGGCTTACCACTCGGTATTGACGAGTATCAGTTAGTTTTGCAAGCAATGCAGGCTGGCTTTGGAATTAACGACCAAGCTGCTTTGAAGCGTCTGTGTCAGACTTTGTGGATCAAATCTACAGAGGAAATGCAGTTATTTGAGCATCATTTTGAGCAAGTGATGAGCAGCAAGGCTGTCTTGGCAACCTCGTCAACATTGGCTATGACAATTCGGCAGCGTCAGCTTTCTCAAATAAATCGCTATGTAGCTTTAGCAGGAGCTTGCATTATAGGAGCCGGGATTGTTTGGGGGATAACAAGCAGAAATCAAAATCAGACTACCAAAGATTCAGCAATTCCATCTCAGTCGCCCGGATTAATTAATCCAACTCCAACTCCAGGAACTAATCCTAGCGCGACTACAGCACCGCAGACGAATCAAATCCAAAACAAGAGTAATTGGGAAACGATCGCCCCATTTATAAGTCTAGCTTTTAAAGTAGTTGGAGTAGGGTTAGCTTCCGCATCTGTCTTAACTACATATACAATTATTGGATGGCTGACTCAGCGACTATCTAAACAAACAGCCAATGATGATAGCTCCCTTCTGCAAGAAACTAAAGACTCAGATATTTCTTCAAGTTTGACTCAAGTAATTGAAGATGAAGTGCAAGTCGCTCAAGCAGTTTTGCAAGCAACCAGCAGGAGCGACCAAAATTCTTACAATCAGTTTATTCTTTCTTTCGACTACCTACCTGTAACTCAACGGCAGATGAAGCAGATGTGGCGGTACTTGCGCCGGATGATCCGGGAAGGTATGCCAACTGAATTGGATGTGGAAGCAACAATCAAACAAATTGGATACCAAGGCACTTTTTTAGAACCTGTAATCGTACCGCGTCGGGTAAACCGAACTGAATTGCTGTTACTTATTGACCAAGATGGGTCAATGATACCGTTTCATTCTCTATCACAACGCTTGGTAGAAACTGCTCTTCGGGGAGGACGCTTAGGAAGATCCAATATATATTACTTTCATAACTGTCCAGTAGAATATCTTTACCAAGACCCTAATCATCAACAAGCTGAACTGATTGAAAATGTTTTAGTCCAATTGCGTCAAGAACGAACTGTTGTACTCATCTTTAGTGATGCAGGTGCGGCTCGTGGTGGTTTTAATCCAGAACGTATTGATTTAACTGGGGCATTTGTGAAACAACTCGAGCAATATATTCGCTATATTGCATGGCTGAATCCAATGCCGCGATCGCGTTGGCTTGGTACTACAGCTGGAGAAATTGCCCATCTAATCCCGATGTATGAAGTCAACCGCCGAGGTATGCAAGATGCAATTGATGTCTTGCGCGGACGCTCTCCGAACTTTCAGGAGCGGATAAAATGAGTAAAATCAGACCTGAAGTTGCTAACCGACGCATCGAGTCTTTTAAAAAACGTTTTGGAAAAGCCCACTTGTATTTGGCTTATCATGCGGCTTTTCCCTTAGCGCTCACACCCGATTTGTTATATCGTTTGTGGGCTAACTTCCAGTACGATATTCATGGTCAAGTGCTAAGTATCCCTTGGGTAAGTGTAGCGGATATACTGCTTTCTAGCCTATGCGACGAAGTCGGGTATGAACTCTACGAGATGGATTTAGCAATACGAAAGGAACTGCTTAAATCCTTGAAGGAAGACCCAGATTTTGATAAACAGCGACTTGATGAACTTGCTAACTTTCTACTCGATTACATCCACCTACAACTTCGTAACGACGATCCTGATATTAAAGACCTTGCCCAATCTCAACGATGGACTGCGTTAGCTTATGTACTTCCTAATGAAGCAGTTCGCGAACTAGCATTGACTTTATCAAAATTGGATCAAAATCAAGATCAAGCAGAAATATTACGATTAGCCTCATTTGTAGAAACAGTTGCCGAACCACTAGCAGATTTTGAAGCATTATTAATATATACCCGTGGAATGGGAAGCTTAATTCGTGGTGATTTAGAAAGCGCAAAAACTCAGTTTACAAGAGTTAAGATTTATCAAAATCAAATCCAGGTAGCTGGAATAAATTTACTCATTCCTGAAGAAATTATCAAAGTAACAGGGCATTCTCTAAATGACGTTAGACGTTCGGAAAAACAAAAAGCTCCGACTTCAATTATTAAAACATTTAGTAGCCAAGCAGTGAGTAGACAAAAGTTAATTAACAATCGCGAGACTTCATCTAGTAGATTTAACTTTAGCAGAGTAATTTTTGTAAGTTTGCTTATAACAGGTTTTGTTGCAGGGATTAGATGGTTGGGAATACTGGAAAATATAGAAATTTCAGCCTATGACCAGATGATGCGATCGCGCATTGCGGAAGGGCTTGATTCCCGACTGTTGATAATCACAATTGACGATGACGATCTGGCGACTCAAAGACAAAATGGTGAGTCTTTCATCGGAGCATCGATTTCCGAAAAATCTCTCAATAAACTCCTGGCAAAACTGAATCAATACCAACCCCGTGCGATCGGCTTAGATATCTACCGTGATTTTTCTGCCAAAGAACCAGATTTAATTACTCGTCTCCAACAAACTCAAAACTTGATTGGTGTATGCAAGGGGAGTGATAGTACAGGAAATATCAAAGGCATTAAGCCACCCCCAGAAATCCCCCCAGGAAATTTGGGATTCAGTGACTTTATTCACGATCGCGATGGCGTGATTCGTCGGCAACTTCTGTTTATGAATCAGGAGACAACATCTTTGTGTTCTGCTCCTTATGCCTTCAGCTTACAACTAGCCTCCCTCTATCTGCGCCCTTTAGGAATTCAAACAAAGTTCACCCCTGAAGGAAATTTGCAACTGGGTAAGACTATTTTTCCGAATTTGAAATCTCGCACTGGCGGCTATCAAAATATTGATGCTAATGGTGGTCAAATCTTACTCAACTACCGTTCTTCAAAAGAGATAGCCGAACAGGTGAAGCTAACACAATTTTTAGCTAGTCCAATTAACCCCAGTGCGATCAAAGACCGAATTGTTCTCATTGGTGTAGTGGCAAAGGGAGATTCTCCAGATACTTGGCCGACACCTTATGGCGTTCTTTTAGATGAGCAAATGCCAGGAGTGCTGGTACAAGCGCACATGATCAGCCAGATCCTTAGTGCAGTCCAGGATGGGCGACCATTGCTGCAAACTTGGTCATTGTGGATTGAGGTGGTCTGGATTTGGGGCTGGTCATTATTGGGTGGGTTGTTGGCATGGCGCTTTCAGCATTTACTCTATCTCACCCTGGGAAGTGGAATAGCGATCGCAATTCTGTATATCTCTTGCTATGGTCTTTTAATATCGGGTGTTTGGGCCCCGTTTGTTCCACCAGTAATAGCCTTAATAGTTGCTGGCGGAAGCATAATACTCGTAAAGCTTCAACCTCCATCGGCTAATAAAATAATCATCTCGCAAGAATAACCTATCCAATAATCTATATTAAATATCGCATTCAACACCCACTGTATGACAAACCAAACTTTTACCAACGGTTATGCATTACTCAT
This Nostoc sp. C052 DNA region includes the following protein-coding sequences:
- a CDS encoding MoxR family ATPase yields the protein MVEAVGRPFLEYTGKVQPQLGERGANGQLLYPYFPNPELVEAVNLAIYLERPLLLKGEPGCGKTLLASAVAYELGLKLEAWYVKSTSRGRDGLYNYDAVGRLRDAQLATSNRLTAEQILRIDDPTTSTYVRWGPLGRAFQQEQRTVVLIDEIDKADIDFPNDLLLELDQKRFIVEETGQEIKAKAAPIVLITSNDEKDLPDAFLRRCLFHYVEFPSRERLIQIVNALFPTSPQDLIDKAIVRFLLLREEMRKDKGEAGKKVSTSELIDWFRVLRRYPEDEALAKLDGKIPYAGVLLKSWDDHIRYLRQSRGRE
- a CDS encoding CHASE2 domain-containing protein, coding for MSKIRPEVANRRIESFKKRFGKAHLYLAYHAAFPLALTPDLLYRLWANFQYDIHGQVLSIPWVSVADILLSSLCDEVGYELYEMDLAIRKELLKSLKEDPDFDKQRLDELANFLLDYIHLQLRNDDPDIKDLAQSQRWTALAYVLPNEAVRELALTLSKLDQNQDQAEILRLASFVETVAEPLADFEALLIYTRGMGSLIRGDLESAKTQFTRVKIYQNQIQVAGINLLIPEEIIKVTGHSLNDVRRSEKQKAPTSIIKTFSSQAVSRQKLINNRETSSSRFNFSRVIFVSLLITGFVAGIRWLGILENIEISAYDQMMRSRIAEGLDSRLLIITIDDDDLATQRQNGESFIGASISEKSLNKLLAKLNQYQPRAIGLDIYRDFSAKEPDLITRLQQTQNLIGVCKGSDSTGNIKGIKPPPEIPPGNLGFSDFIHDRDGVIRRQLLFMNQETTSLCSAPYAFSLQLASLYLRPLGIQTKFTPEGNLQLGKTIFPNLKSRTGGYQNIDANGGQILLNYRSSKEIAEQVKLTQFLASPINPSAIKDRIVLIGVVAKGDSPDTWPTPYGVLLDEQMPGVLVQAHMISQILSAVQDGRPLLQTWSLWIEVVWIWGWSLLGGLLAWRFQHLLYLTLGSGIAIAILYISCYGLLISGVWAPFVPPVIALIVAGGSIILVKLQPPSANKIIISQE